From Saccopteryx leptura isolate mSacLep1 chromosome 3, mSacLep1_pri_phased_curated, whole genome shotgun sequence, one genomic window encodes:
- the LOC136398453 gene encoding T-cell surface glycoprotein CD1b-2-like, translated as MCKRKEGHKEEDGDLIPGADNKIVQEHAFQEPTSFHVIQMSSFVHNTYAQIQGSGWLDDLQIHGWDSDSGTAIFLKPWSKGNFSDAELTEVVEAFRVYFIKFTPVLQNRISEFELTYPFEIQAIGGCELQSGEITVSFLRGALGGVDFMSFQNDSCVPAAEGGSRAQKFCAILSEYQGISNIVQKLLLNTCPRFLLGILDAGKMELQRQVKPEAWLSSGPTPLPGHLLLVCHVSVFYPKPVWVMWMRGEQEHPETCQGDILPNADRKWNLRVTLDVVAGEEANLNCRVKHSSLGGQDIVLHWGHPTSTMVIILAIILPTFILLICLTLWYLRRWSYQIIQ; from the exons ATGTGCAAGAGAAAAGAGGGCCATAAGGAGGAAGATGGAG ATCTCATCCCAGGTGCTGATAACAAGATTGTACAGGAGCACG CATTCCAGGAGCCAACCTCTTTCCATGTCATCCAAATGTCATCATTTGTCCACAACACCTATGCACAAATTCAAGGCTCAGGCTGGCTGGATGATTTGCAGATTCATGGCTGGGATAGTGACTCAGGCACTGCCATTTTCCTGAAGCCTTGGTCCAAGGGAAACTTCAGTGATGCAGAGCTGACTGAGGTGGTGGAAGCATTTCGGGTCTATTTCATCAAATTCACTCCAGTACTACAAAATCGTATCAGTGAATTTGAGTTGACAT ATCCCTTTGAGATCCAGGCTATTGGCGGCTGTGAACTGCAATCTGGAGAGATCACTGTAAGCTTCCTGAGAGGAGCTTTGGGAGGAGTGGATTTCATGAGCTTCCAGAATGATTCATGTGTGCCTGCTGCAGAGGGCGGCAGCAGGGCACAGAAGTTCTGTGCAATTCTCTCTGAATACCAAGGTATCTCTAATATCGTACAGAAACTCCTCTTAAACACCTGTCCTCGATTTCTCTTGGGCATTCTCGATGCAGGGAAGATGGAGCTGCAGAGACAAG TGAAGCCCGAGGCCTGGCTTTCCAGTGGCCCCACTCCTTTGCCTGGTCATCTGCTGCTGGTGTGCCATGTCTCAGTATTTTACCCCAAACCTGTATGGGTGATGTGGATGAGGGGTGAGCAGGAGCATCCAGAAACTTGTCAAGGTGACATCCTGCCCAATGCTGACAGGAAGTGGAATCTCCGAGTAACCCTGGACgttgtggctggggaggaggctaaCCTGAATTGTCGAGTAAagcacagcagcctgggaggccaGGACATCGTCCTCCACTGGG GACATCCTACCTCCACGATGGTGATAATTTTGGCAATAATATTACCCACCTTTATTCTTTTGATATGTCTTACATTATGGTACTTGAGGAGatg GTCATATCAGATTAtccagtga